The following is a genomic window from Streptomyces chrestomyceticus JCM 4735.
CCGCGTCCTCGACGAGGCGGCCCAGCCGGATGCGATTGATCTTGCCCAGTTCGGTACGGACGATCTCGCGTTCTTGTTCCGGCGTGTTGTCCAGCCGGTTACGGGCGGCGTCCCGCAGCTCCTCACCGGTGCGGCCGGTGGCGCAGATCAGGAAGACGTGTCCGAACTTCTCCTGATAGGCGAGGTTCAGTTCGAGCATCTCCGCCTTGAGGTCGTCCCCGGCCGCCGCCATCCCCCGCTGTTCGCGGGAGGAGGTCGCGTCACCCGGCGTGGGCCGGCCGATGGGCGGGTGCCCGGCCATCGCCTCGGCCAGGTCCGCCGCGGTCAGCTCGGCCATGGCGGCGTCGCTGGCGGCGAACAGGGCGTCGGTGCTGGGGTACGGGCGACGTTCGAGGAGCCGGCTCCCCCACGCCTCGCTGGCGCACGCCTCGCGCAGTGCGGCACGGGCCGTACGGTCGGCTGCGGCGTTGAACCGGGCGAGACCCGGCGTCGGATTCGAAGACACGGGAAGCCTCCGTGGCCTGGTGCGGTACGGGCTCTGCTTGGCTGGAAACAGCTAAGACCTCCGGCAACATCACGTCAACACTTTGTTGAAAACTCGGCAACAAGAAAGCCGCCGTCCGGTTCACCCGGACGGCGGCACGAGCGCAAGTGCCCAACGGGCACCACTGCTGGGTCAGTCGGCACCCTTCGCCGCGTTGTCCCTGTTCAGGTAGTTGTAGACGGTGAAGCGGCTGACGCCCAGCGCGCCGGCGACCGTCTCGACCCCGTGGCGTACGGAGAACGCGCCCCGCGCCTCCAGGACGCGCACCACCGACTGCTTGGTGCGGCGGTCCAGATCGCTGAGCGGCACCCCGTGCCGGCGCTCCAGCTCGGCGAGGAGGTGGTCCAGCGACTCGGACAGGTGCGGCAGCCGTACCGCGACCCGGTCCTGCCCCTCCCAGGCCAGGACGACATCGTCACCCCGCGCCTGCTCCGGCGCGACCATCTCCGCGCCCATGGCGTCCACCAGCGGCTTCACCGCCTGGACGAACGGGTGGTCGGCGGGCTCGGTCACGTGGCGTCCTCCCCGGCCGGTGCGATCACGTTGACCTGGAGAGAGACGCGGGTGGCGCCGGCCTCCAGGGACTTGCGCAGCAGCGCGTCCACCGCGGACAGCACCTGCTCGCCCTCCCCCTCGGCGGTGTTGCCGAACGGGCCGACGTCGACGGCGTCCAGCCCGGCGCCCGTGATGATGTCGCGCCCCACGACCGCGTGGGCGGGCGCTTCGTCCAGATCGAACGGTTCCGTCGTGAATTCCACTCGCAATCGCACCATGCCCCCAAACTAGCGCCGCCGGACGGCGTCCTGTCCGGGCCCCCGGAACTCCCCGCACGCGTACGGGCGGCAGACCGCCGCCGCACCCCAGCCGCTCGCGCGGCACCTCTTGACAGGTCACGAGATCCGCAGGCAATGTTCCAATCAGCAGAAACAAAGTTCCGCAATACGGAAGGGCGCTCTTCCCTCATGGGCTTCTCGGACGCGCGTTTCAACGTCAATCTGTCGATCCTGTTCACCGAGCTGCCGCTGCTGGAACGCCCGGCGGCCGCCGCGGCCGCCGGATTCGGCGCGGTGGAGCTGTGGTGGCCGTGGGTGGACGCCCCGGTGCCCGAGCAGCGGGAGCTGGACGCGCTGCGCGACGCCCTGCGCGACGCGGGCACCCACCTGGTCGGACTGAACTTCTACGCCGGACAGCTCCCAGGACCCGACCGCGGCGCCCTGTCCGTCCCCGGGGAGGAGTCCGAGCGCTTCCGGGCCAACGTGGACGTGGCCGCGGACTTCGCGCAGTCGCTGGGCTGCACCGCGCTCAACGCCCTGTACGGCAACCGCGTCCAGGGCGTGGACCCGGCCGCCCAGGACGCCCTGGCGCTGGAGAACCTGACGCTGGCCGCCCGCGCCGCGCACCGGGTGGGCGCCACGCTGCTGATCGAGGCGCTGAACGCGCCGGAGTCGCCCGACTGCCCGATCGTCTCGGCGCCCAAGGCGATCGAGCTGGTGGACGCGGTCAACGCGGCCACCGGCCTGGACAACGCCCGGTTCCTGATGGACCTGTACCACCTGTCGATGAACGGCGAGGACCTGGAGGAGGTCATCGACCGGTACACCGGCAGGACCGGCCACGTCCAGATCGCCGACAACCCCGGCCGCGGCGCCCCCGGCACCGGCACCCTCCCCTTCGAAGACCTTCTGGACCGGCTGCGCAAGAACGGCTACGCCGGCTGGACCGGCCTGGAGTACAAGCCCGGCGACACCCCCAGCGCCGGCGCGTTCGCCTGGCTGCCCCGCCCGCTGCGCGCCGCCGCCCGCTGACCCCCGTTTCGCGAAAGGCACCCCGTACATGAGCACTCTTCCGAAGATCGCGTGGATCGGGCTGGGCATCATGGGCGCGCCCATGGCCGAGAACCTGATCAAGGCCGGTTACCCGGTCACCGGCCACACCCTCGAACAGGACAAGCTCGACCGGCTCGCCGCCGCCGGCGGCACCCCCGCCGCCTCGATAGCCGAGGCGGTCCGCGAGGCGGACGTCGTCGTCACCATGGTGCCCGCCTCCCCCCAGGTCGAGGCCATCGCCTACGGCCCCGACGGCATCCTGGAGAACGCCCGGCGCGGGGCGCTGCTGATCGACATGTCCTCGATCACCCCGCAGACCTCCGTCGACCTGGCCGCCGCCGCGGCCGGCAAGGGGATCCGGGTGCTGGACGCCCCGGTCTCCGGCGGCGAGGCCGGTGCCGTCGAGGCCGTCCTGTCCATCATGATCGGCGGCACCCAGGAGGACTTCGACGCCGCCTACCCGCTGTTCGAGGCGCTCGGCAAGACCATCGTGCGCTGCGGTCCGCACGGCTCCGGGCAGACCGTCAAGGCGGCCAACCAACTCATCGTCGCCGTCAACATCCAGGCGTGCGCCGAAGCCGTCGTCTTCCTGGAGAAGTCCGGCGTCGACCTGTCCGCCGCCCTCGACGTCCTCAACGGCGGGCTGGCCGGCTCGACCGTGCTGACCCGTAAGAAGGACAACTTCCTGAACCGCGACTTCGCGCCGGGTTTCCGCATCGACCTGCACCACAAGGACATGGGCATCGTCACCGACGCCGCCCGCGCCGTCGGTGCCGCGCTGCCCACCGGCACGCTCGTCGCCTCCCTCGTGGCCGCCCTGCGCGCCCAGGGTGACGGCGGTCTCGACCACTCCGCCCTCCTGCGCGGCGTCGAGCGTCTCTCCGGCCACACCACCGGCTGACACCGTGCCCGTCCAGATCTTCGGCACTCCCGGCGCCGCAGCTCTGCCGTGGTACGAAGCGCTGGAACGGGCCGACGGCACACGGCACCTGATGGCCCATCACGAACCGGACGCGGTACACATGGCGGCCGGCTGGGCCCGTACGGGCGGGAGGACCGGCGTCGTCGTCGCGGCCCCGGAGGCCGGTGCCAGATCCGGCGCGGGTCTCGACGGCCTGCTCGCCGGGCTGCGCACGGCCCACGCGGACGCGGTTCCGCTGGTCTGCGTGACCGGCCGGGCCGCGCCGCCCGGCCGGGACGGCACAGCGGTACCGGCCGTCGCCCTCGTCCGGTCGGCCCGGCCGGTGACCAAGGCTGCCGTACGGGTCGAGGACCCGGCCCGGGTGCCGCAGGCTCTCCGCGCGGCCTTCCGGACGGCGCGGGCGGGCCGACCCGGTCCCGTACTGATCGACCTGCCGTACGGAACGGCCGCCCACGACGCCGTGCTCGGCGCGCTGGACGAGCAGAACTGCACGCGAGCCGACGACGGCCGCCCGCACCGGGCTTCGCACCGCACCCGCCGGTTCATGGTGTGCGGACGGGGCGGGCCGCCCGGCCGTCAGGTACCGACCGCGGTCGGCGTGCGGGTGGCATTGGACGCGTCGGGCCACCGGGACACCACGGTTGTCGCGCTCGCCGGAGCGGATCAACTGCCGTACACGGTGGGGGCTTTCGGAGTGGCGGCAAGGTACGAGGTGCCGTTCGTACTGGCCGTGTTCGACCCCGGCGGCCGGGGCGGCGGGCGGGCACGGGAGCTGATGCGGACCTACGGCTGCTCGGGGCACCGGGTGGACGGCCGCGGCAGCCTGCGCTCCGCGCTCGCCTGGGCCCGCAAGGAGTGCGTGACGACCGCACGCCCGGTCCTGCTGCTGATCGCCGCGCACGCCCCGGCCGAAGCGCGCGCCGCAGCAGGCACGCAAACACTCGCCCCACCTGAGGCGTAAGCCTCCCCAAGACTTCCCGGCGGCGACGCCGACACCTGTCCTGTCGCGCCCAGGCGCCGCCGCCGGGAACACCCCGAGCACGCCCGAAAGCCGCCCCCACACCCCCTCCGCACACCGCCCGGCAACTTTTCAACAAAGTGTTGACGGAGGTGGGGGTGCTCCATACGCTCCAACATGCGGAAGCCGACTTCCGCGCTCTCGTACGGAAGGTCACCATGCCGAAGCCCACGACGACGCGCCGTCTCACCACGGAGGCCGGCGCTCCGATCGCCGACAACCAGAACTCCGCCACCGCCGGCGTCGGTGGCCCGCTGCTCCTCCAGGACCAGCACCTCCTGGAGAAGCTCGCCCGCTTCAACCGCGAGCGCATCCCGGAGCGCGTCGTGCACGCCCGTGGCTCCGGCGCGTACGGGTACTTCGAAGTGACCGACGACGTCACCGGGTTCACCCGGGCCGACTTCCTGAGCGCGGTGGGCCGGCGCACCGACCTGTTCATCCGCTTCTCGACCGTCGCCGACAACCTCGGCGGCCCGGACGCCGCCCGCGACCCGCGCGGCTTCGCGGTCAAGTTCTACACCGAGGAGGGCAATTACGACCTCGTCGGCAACAACACCCCGGTCTTCTTCATCAAGGACCCGCTGAAGTTCCCGGACTTCATCCACTCGCAGAAGCGCGACCCGTTCACCGGCAAGCAGGAGCCGGACAACGTCTGGGACTTCTGGGCCCACTCACCCGAGGCCACCCACCAGATCACCTGGCTGATGGGCGACCGCGGCATCCCGGCCTCCTACCGGCACATGAACGGCTACGGCTCGCACACCTACCAGTGGACGAACGCCGCCGGCGAGGTCTTCTTCGTCAAGTACCACTTCAAGACCAACCAGGGAATCCGCTGCCTGGACGCCGCCCAGGGCGCCGAGCTGTCCGGCAAGGACCCCAACAGCCACCAGACCGACCTGCTCCAGTCCATCGAGCGCGGCGTGTACCCGTCCTGGACGCTGTACGTGCAGATCATGCCGGCGGCCGAGGCGGCGGACTACCGCTTCAACCCGTTCGACCTGACCAAGGTGTGGCCGCACGCCGACTACCCGCTCCAGCGCGTCGGCCGGATGGTGCTCGACCGCAACCCGGACAACGTCTTCGCCGAGGTCGAGCAGGCCGCGTTCTCGCCCAACAACTTCGTGCCCGGCATCGGCCCGTCCCCGGACAAGATGCTCCAGGGCCGGCTCTTCGCCTACGCCGACGCGCACCGCTACCGGCTGGGCGTCAACCACACCCAACTGCCGGTCAACGCGCCGAAGGCGACCGTGGCGGACAACTACGGGCGGGACGGCCTGATGGCGTCCAACGCCTACGACCGGCACGCCAAGAACTACGAGCCCAACTCCTGCTCCGGCCCCGTGCAGTCGGACCAGCCGCTGTCCGCGCCGCTCGCGCTCACCGGCCACACCGGCACCCACGCGGCCCCGGCGCACGCCAAGGACGACGACTTCTTCCAGGCCGGCGAGCTGTACCGGCTGATGTCGGAGGACGAGAAGAACCGCCTGGTGGCGAACATCGCCGGGGGCCTGGCGCAGGTCTCCCGGGACGACGTGGTCGAGAAGAACCTCGCCCACTTCCACGCGGCCGACTCGGAGTACGGCAAGCGCGTCGAAGCCGCGCTGCACGCGCTGCGCGAGGACTGACCCCAGGTCAGCGCGCGGGGCCGACGGGAGGTCCGCCCCACGCGCGTCCGTGCCGGCCGGTCCGCTGAGGGGTGGCCGGCCGGCGTGGAACGGCGGCGCGGGGCTCCGCGGCGCACGGTCAGGAGCCGACGGCCCGCGCGGCCCGGTCTCCCGGAGACACCAGTGCGGTGGTCGTGCCCGTCCGCAGGAAGGACGGCCCGTCTCCCCGGAAGCGCCTCGGAGCCCGCGTCCCGCCGCTCCCCCCCCAAAAGCCCCGCCCGGCGGTGCGATTGTCCTGTCGCGCCCATCTCCCGTGCCGCCGGGCGGCACCATCGCCCGCGGGCCCCGGCTTTCCGCACGATCGCGGAAAGCCAGGGTCCGTTCGCATATGTCTGCGGTAATGTCGGACTCTCCCCGTGCAACTCCCCCGAAGCGAACCGGTGGAGGACCATGGGCGGCGGCAGCCGAGCCTGCCCGCCGATCTACCCGCCAGGAGCCGCCATGGCCGACAGCGTGCCGGTGCGCTGCCCCACGTGCCGCCGCGAGAACGCGTTCACCCCGCCCACCTTCCCGTGTGCGTGCGGCGCGCCGCTGACCCTGCCGGTGCTGCGCGGCGGCATACCCGTGGAGATCCTGCACCGCACGTGGCAGAGCTCCTGGGTGGAGGTGCGCTGCGAGACCTGCGGCCGGCTCGACGAGTGGCCCGCGCCGGAGTCCGGCTGCGCGTGCGGGACGGTGGTACGCGTCCCCGTCGTACCGGTACCGCCCCCGCCGCCCGACCCGCCCGCCCCCGGCAGCCCCGCGTCGGCACTGCCCGGCGGACCGCCCCGCCGGCCGCCGGTGCTGCGCCCCGCCTTCCGGCCGGTCACCATCCGTACGGCCGGCGACTGCGTCACCGCCGCCGCCCAGTACCTGAAATGGCTGGGCTTCACCGACATCGCGCGGGTGCCGGAGCGCACCGCGTCGGGCGTGGACCTGCGCGGCTCCGGAGTGGTGGCCCAGGTCGACCCGACGACCCGCGCGACCAAGCTGCGGGAGGTCGAGTGCCTGTGGCTCAACGCGCTCAACGACTCCGCGGTCGCCGTCTGCTTCTCCCTGGCGGGCTACTCCCGTGACGCCCGCGCCCGCGCCGACGCGCTGCACCTGCCGCTGTTCGTCATGGACCTCACGGGCACCCCGCAGCCGGTCAACGACCCGGCCGACGAGCTGATCAGGGACGGTACGGGGCGGTAGCAGCGCGGCGGGCGGCCGCCGGACGCACGAGAGCCCCCACCGGCGCGCGGTGCGGGGTTCTCGGCCCGGGACGTGCCCCGGTCGCTACGATCCGGTGGCCTCCACGGGGGCGAGGGCGATGGCTCCGGCGGGACAGAGGCCGGCGGCCATCCGGGCGGCGGCCCGGTGTCCGGGGGCCGGGGCGGCGTCCAGAAGGACCACCAGGCCCTCCTCGTCGTCCTGGTCGAAGACTCCGGGCGCCGTCAGGGCGCACATGCCGGCGCCTACGCAGCGGTCACGGTCGGCGCTCAGGCGCAGCGGCGCGCGGGGGTCGCTCACGGTCTACTCCTTGTCCCAGGTGACGGGCAGGCTGATCACGCCGTAGATGTTGGCGCGGTCGCGCAGCGGCACCTCGTGCGGCGGCACCGCGAGGCGCAGGGTGGGGAAGCGGGCGAGGAGCGCCGGGAACGCGACGGCCATCTCGACGCGGGCGAGCTGCTGGCCGAGGCACTGGTGGGCGCCGTGGCCGAAGGCGAGGTGCCCGGTGGCCTTGCGGTGGATGTCGAGCCGGTCGGGGCCGGGGAACTTGCCCGGGTCGCGGTTGGCGGCCTGGACGGACACCGTCACCGTCTCACCGGCCTTGATCAACCGGCCTTCCACCTCGACGTCTTCGAGGGCGGAGCGCAGGATGGGGTCGGCCACGCTGAGGTAGCGCAGCAGTTCCTCGACGGTCTGCTCCGCGAGGCCCGGGTCGGCGCTCAGGGCCGACAGTTGGTCGGGGTTGCTCAGGAGGGCGAAGGTCCCGAGGCCGAGCATGTTCGCGGTGGTGTCGAGTCCGGCGGCCAGGAGCACCCCGCCGACTCCGATCAGCTCCTCCTCCGTGAGGTCGGAGGTGGTCAGATCACTGAGCAGGTCGTCGGTGGGTTCGGCGCGCTTGGCGGCCACGAGTTCCCCCATGAACCGGCCGACGGCCTCGAACGCCTCGCCCTTCGCCGTCACGTCGGCGGCCTGGTCGAAGAGGGTCGCCACGTGGCCCTGGAAGCGGTCCCGGTCGGCGTACGGCACGCCGAGCAGTTCGCAGATGACGAGCGCGGGTATCGGCCGGGCGAACGTCTCCACCAGGTCGACGGTGGGGCCGGACTGCTCCATGGCGTCCAGGCACTCGTCCGTGAACTGCTCTACACGCTCGGCGAGTTGCCGCATCCGGCGGACCGTGAACTTGCCGGTGAGCAGCCGCCGGAAGCGGGTGTGCTCGGGGGCGTCGAGGCCGAGGAAGTCACCGACCGGTGCCGGTACCATCTCCGCCCCCGCCTCCATGCCCGGCATCGGCAGCGGCAGGTGCAGGAGTTCGTAGCGGGCGCTGAAGCGCGGGTCGGACAGGACGGCGCGGGCCGCGGCGTGCCCGGTGACCAGCCAGCCGGTGTGCCCGTCGACGTAGCGCAGGCGACGCAGCGGCTCGTCGCTCAGCGCGGTGAGTTCGGCGGGCGGGTCGAAGGGACAGCCGGTGCGGCGGTCGGTGGGCAGGACGGGCAGTTCTTCGGCGTTGGCACCCTCGGCGGGGGTTCCGGCGGGTGTCGGTTCGTGCGGCATGGGGTTCTCCAGTAATCGTCGGTGCTGGTGAACGTGCTGGCGGCTGGGGCGGGTCACCGCTCGGAGCCGGTGGTGCGGGGGCCGCGTCAGCGCTTGGCCCCGGACTTGAAGGTGCGGCGCGCCCAGACGTAGCCGACCAGGGTGAGGCCGGCGCACCAGGCGAGGGCGGCGACCGCGCTGCCGCCGATCTCCGTGCCGAGCCACAGGCCGCGCAGCGTGTCGATGACCGGCGTGAAGGGCTGGTACTCGGCGAACCAGCGCAGGGCGGCCGGCATCGAATCGGTCGGCACGATGGCGCTGCCGAGGAACGGCAGGAACGTCAGCGGCATCGGGATGTTGCTGGCCGTCTCGGGGTTCTTGGCGACCAGGCCGATACCGGCGGCGAGCCAGGTCAGCGCCAGGGTGAGCAGGGCGAGCAGGCCGAGGGCGGTGAGCCATTCGACGGGCGTGGCGTCGGGGCGGAAGCCCACCAGGAGCGCCACGGCGGTCACGAGGCCGATGCTGATCATCGTCTGGATCAGGCTGCCGACGACATGGCCGGTCAGGAACGAGGCGCGGGAGACCGGCATCGTACGGAAGCGGTTGACGATGCCTTCGGTCTTGTCCATGCAGACGCTGATCGCGGTGGTCAGGGCGCCGGACGTGGCGGCCATCAGGATGATGCCGGGCGCGAGGTAGTCGATGTACTCGCCGCCCCCGGCGGCCGACGCCCCGATGCCGCTGCCCAGGGCGGTGCCGAAGGCGTAGTTGAACAGCAGCAGCATCATGACGGGCATGATGACGACGGTGAGTGTCAGGGACGGGTAGCGCAGCGCCTTCTTGAGGTTGCGGCGCAGCATCGTCCTGGAGTCCCGGACCGCGTAGGACAGGGTGGCCATCAGACGTTCTCCTTGGTCGGGGCGGCGGGGCGGGGCTGACCGGTGAGGGTCAGGAAGACGTCGTCCAGGTCGGGGGTGTGCACGGTGAGCGACTCGGCCCGTACGGCGGTGGTCTCCAGGGTGTCCAGCACGGCTCGCAGGGTGGTGACGGAGCTGTCGCCGGGGATCTGGAGGGTGAGGGCTTCCTCGTCGCGCGTGGCGGGGCCGAAGAGACCCGCGGCGGTGTCCAGGGCCAGGGCGTCGGCGAACCGCACCCGGATGTGGCCGCCGGGGATGCGCTGCTTCAGCTCGTCGGCGGTGCCCTCGGCGATCAGCTTGCCGTGGTCCAGTACGGCGATGCGGTCCGCGAGCTGGTCGGCCTCTTCGAGGTACTGGGTGGTGAGGAAGATGGTCACGCCCTCGTCGGCGACCAGGCCGCGGATGATCTCCCACATGGTGCGGCGGCTGCGCGGGTCGAGCCCGGTGGTGGGCTCGTCGAGGAAGATGATCCGCGGCTCGCCGACCAGGGTCATCGCCAGGTCCAGCTTGCGCCGCATCCCGCCGGAGAAGGTGGCGGCGGTCTTGCCCGCCACCTCGGACAGGTCGAAGCGGCGCAGCAGGTCCCTGGCCCGCCGCTTGCCCTCGCGCCGGTCGAGGTGGTGCAGGTCCGCCATCAGAAGGAGGTTCTCCTCGGCGGTCAGCAGGTTGTCGACGGCCGAGAACTGGCCGGTGACGCCGATCGCGGAGCGCACCGCGTCGGCGGCCCGGGTCAGATGGCGGCCCGCGACCCAGGCGTCGCCCGCGTCCGCGTCGATGAGCGTGGACAGGATCTCCACGGTGGTGGTCTTGCCGGCGCCGTTGGGCCCGAGCAAGGCGAAGACGGTGCCCTCCGCGATGTTCAGGTCGATGCCGTCGAGCACGAGCTTGTCGCCGTAGGACTTGCGCAGTCCGGTGGCGGTGATCGCCGGTGCCGTGGTGTCCACGGCGGTCGGCGCGGAGGTCCGGGTGACGGTCATGCCGCTGTCCTCTCGGGTGCGGTGAGTCGGGGTGCGCCCGGTCAGGCGCGGCGGATGACGACGTCGCCGGTCGCGGTGCGGGCGTGCACCTCGACGGTCTCGTCGGAGTCCGCGGGGCCGGCGGCGGAGCCGAGTTCGTTGCGTACCGCGCCGTACTTGGTGTTCAGGTCGAGCCAGGCCGCGGTGCCCTCGTGGATGCCCACGACGAGGTCACCGACGGAGGTGCGCAGGTCGATACGGCCGCGGACGACGTCGCCGACGCGGATGCCGCCGCTGGCGGAGGAGGCGTCGACCCCGGCCAGGGCGACGTCGACGTCGATGCGGCCGTTGGCGCACTTGGCGCCGATGCTGCCGCGCGCGGTGCCGACGGAGATGTCGCCGTTGGCCGCGCTGGTCCTCAGGTCCCCGGCGACCTCGGCGATCCTGGTCGCGCCGTTGCCGTTCTTGACGGTCGCCGTACCGGCGACGGTGCCGACCTCGATCCGGCCCGCGCCGGTGATCTCGATGTCTCCGGCCGAGCGGTCCAGGCGGATGTCGCCGAGGTCGGTCTTGAGGCTGCCGCCGGTCACCTCGTCGACGTGGAGGTCGCCGAGCGAGGTCTTGAGCGTGACGTCCCCGAAGCGGCCTTCGCAGCGGAAGTGGCCCAGGCCCGTGGTGCCCCGGATCTCGGAGCCCGCGGGCAGTTCGACGCTCACCTCGACGGCGCCCGGCTTGCCGAACAGCGACCGCTTCTTGGGGGTCTTGACCGTGAGGCGGCCGCCGGAGCAGGTGACCTGGGTCTGCTGCACGGCGCGTACGTCATCGTCGTCGGCTCCGTTGCGCGGCAGCACCTCGACGACCGTGTCGGTGCGCTTGCCCGCGGTGATGCGGGCGGAGCCGCAGTACAGCTCCAGGGTGGCGATGATCGGTTCGGGGGTCTCGAACTCAGGCATGGTTGTCCCGTCCTCTTGGCGTGGGTGGTTGTTCCCGCCGGTGAGGCGGGTACTGAGCGGGGTCGGCGGGCCGGTGGCCCGCCGGTGGAAGTGGGGTGGGGCCTCGGTGAGCTAACGGGCCCAGCCGGTGAGGCCCTGGTTGCCCGGGTCCGGGGCGCGGTCCGGCGGGCCGGCGCGCTCCCCGCCGTCGAGGGCGGTGGACACGGCCCGTACCAGCCAGGCGTTGACCGACAGGCCCTCCACGGCCGCGGCGCCCTCGGCGCGGACCTTGAGCTGGGCGGGGAGACGGAAGTTGATCCGCGCCACGGCCGCGTCGCCGTCCTCCGCGGACGGCGGTGGCGGCGGGGCCGCGCCGGGTGCCGTGACCGGCTCCCGCGCCTCCCGGAACGGCTCGGGCACCGGCGGCGCCGTCACCACGAACTCCGGGTCGAGGCCCCGCAGCCGTACGTCGACCGAGCCCGGCGCCAGTTCTCGCGTGACCTCGCCCATGGCGGCGGACAGCGCGTCGAGGAGGGTCAGGCGGGCGGCGGATTCCAGGGGCGCGGCGAGCCGCTCGGCGAGGGCGCGGGCGTCGTCGCCGCCGGTGTCCGCGGCGACAGCCAGCTCCTGTCGGAGGGTATCGACGTAGGGCGTCAGGTCCATGGCATCATCATGGCACATCGATGGTGCCATGGCGAGCCAGTTTGGCGCTCACTCTTCCGGAAAGGCTCTGACCAGCGGGTTCACTGGTGAATCGGTGCGCCATGGCGCCGCCTTGACCGGGGAGCCGCTCGCGATGGCGCCGCAGCGACGCCAGGGTGACACCACTTGGGCGGAGGGGACCCACCTCGCCACATCGCGGCCACTGCGCCAGCGGAACGCCGTTATGGCGCCATGGCGTCACCGGCTGACACCACCACTCCACCGACCGGACGCCGCCGGGCCTGCCGCGTACCCGGGCGGGCGCCCGGCCGCGGCCCGGACCCGGGCCCTTAAAGTCGGGTACGACCCATCGTGCCGACGGAAAGCACCCCCATGAAGGCCAGGACCAACGCGAACGCGCTGCTGCAACTGCGCGGCGTCAGCCGTCGCTACGGCGACCGGCAGGCACTGCGCCCGATCGACCTCGACGTGGCCGCCGGCAGTTGCACGGCCCTGTTCGGCCACAACGGGTCCGGCAAGTCCACCCTGCTGCGCATCGCGTGCGGCCGGGACGCGCCGACCACCGGCACGGCCCGGTTCGCGGGCCGCAAGGTGACCGAGGACGATCCGGAGGTACGGGCGCGGGTCGCGGTGGTCGGCGACAGCGTCGCCTGCTACCCGGACCTGACCGTCCGCGAACACCTCGAACTCGTCACCGTGGCGCACGCCGTGGACGACGCCCAGGCATGGATCGACCAGGTGCTCGCCGACCGACGGCTGGCCGGTCACGCCCACGCGCTGCCGGGTTCGCTCTCCTCCGG
Proteins encoded in this region:
- a CDS encoding TIM barrel protein, whose protein sequence is MGFSDARFNVNLSILFTELPLLERPAAAAAAGFGAVELWWPWVDAPVPEQRELDALRDALRDAGTHLVGLNFYAGQLPGPDRGALSVPGEESERFRANVDVAADFAQSLGCTALNALYGNRVQGVDPAAQDALALENLTLAARAAHRVGATLLIEALNAPESPDCPIVSAPKAIELVDAVNAATGLDNARFLMDLYHLSMNGEDLEEVIDRYTGRTGHVQIADNPGRGAPGTGTLPFEDLLDRLRKNGYAGWTGLEYKPGDTPSAGAFAWLPRPLRAAAR
- a CDS encoding ferredoxin, producing the protein MCALTAPGVFDQDDEEGLVVLLDAAPAPGHRAAARMAAGLCPAGAIALAPVEATGS
- a CDS encoding catalase produces the protein MPKPTTTRRLTTEAGAPIADNQNSATAGVGGPLLLQDQHLLEKLARFNRERIPERVVHARGSGAYGYFEVTDDVTGFTRADFLSAVGRRTDLFIRFSTVADNLGGPDAARDPRGFAVKFYTEEGNYDLVGNNTPVFFIKDPLKFPDFIHSQKRDPFTGKQEPDNVWDFWAHSPEATHQITWLMGDRGIPASYRHMNGYGSHTYQWTNAAGEVFFVKYHFKTNQGIRCLDAAQGAELSGKDPNSHQTDLLQSIERGVYPSWTLYVQIMPAAEAADYRFNPFDLTKVWPHADYPLQRVGRMVLDRNPDNVFAEVEQAAFSPNNFVPGIGPSPDKMLQGRLFAYADAHRYRLGVNHTQLPVNAPKATVADNYGRDGLMASNAYDRHAKNYEPNSCSGPVQSDQPLSAPLALTGHTGTHAAPAHAKDDDFFQAGELYRLMSEDEKNRLVANIAGGLAQVSRDDVVEKNLAHFHAADSEYGKRVEAALHALRED
- a CDS encoding ABC transporter permease, which gives rise to MATLSYAVRDSRTMLRRNLKKALRYPSLTLTVVIMPVMMLLLFNYAFGTALGSGIGASAAGGGEYIDYLAPGIILMAATSGALTTAISVCMDKTEGIVNRFRTMPVSRASFLTGHVVGSLIQTMISIGLVTAVALLVGFRPDATPVEWLTALGLLALLTLALTWLAAGIGLVAKNPETASNIPMPLTFLPFLGSAIVPTDSMPAALRWFAEYQPFTPVIDTLRGLWLGTEIGGSAVAALAWCAGLTLVGYVWARRTFKSGAKR
- a CDS encoding thiamine pyrophosphate-binding protein is translated as MPVQIFGTPGAAALPWYEALERADGTRHLMAHHEPDAVHMAAGWARTGGRTGVVVAAPEAGARSGAGLDGLLAGLRTAHADAVPLVCVTGRAAPPGRDGTAVPAVALVRSARPVTKAAVRVEDPARVPQALRAAFRTARAGRPGPVLIDLPYGTAAHDAVLGALDEQNCTRADDGRPHRASHRTRRFMVCGRGGPPGRQVPTAVGVRVALDASGHRDTTVVALAGADQLPYTVGAFGVAARYEVPFVLAVFDPGGRGGGRARELMRTYGCSGHRVDGRGSLRSALAWARKECVTTARPVLLLIAAHAPAEARAAAGTQTLAPPEA
- a CDS encoding helix-turn-helix domain-containing protein, whose product is MTEPADHPFVQAVKPLVDAMGAEMVAPEQARGDDVVLAWEGQDRVAVRLPHLSESLDHLLAELERRHGVPLSDLDRRTKQSVVRVLEARGAFSVRHGVETVAGALGVSRFTVYNYLNRDNAAKGAD
- a CDS encoding 2-hydroxy-3-oxopropionate reductase — translated: MSTLPKIAWIGLGIMGAPMAENLIKAGYPVTGHTLEQDKLDRLAAAGGTPAASIAEAVREADVVVTMVPASPQVEAIAYGPDGILENARRGALLIDMSSITPQTSVDLAAAAAGKGIRVLDAPVSGGEAGAVEAVLSIMIGGTQEDFDAAYPLFEALGKTIVRCGPHGSGQTVKAANQLIVAVNIQACAEAVVFLEKSGVDLSAALDVLNGGLAGSTVLTRKKDNFLNRDFAPGFRIDLHHKDMGIVTDAARAVGAALPTGTLVASLVAALRAQGDGGLDHSALLRGVERLSGHTTG
- the uraD gene encoding 2-oxo-4-hydroxy-4-carboxy-5-ureidoimidazoline decarboxylase, with product MSSNPTPGLARFNAAADRTARAALREACASEAWGSRLLERRPYPSTDALFAASDAAMAELTAADLAEAMAGHPPIGRPTPGDATSSREQRGMAAAGDDLKAEMLELNLAYQEKFGHVFLICATGRTGEELRDAARNRLDNTPEQEREIVRTELGKINRIRLGRLVEDAADPADAAEGARP
- a CDS encoding cytochrome P450, coding for MPHEPTPAGTPAEGANAEELPVLPTDRRTGCPFDPPAELTALSDEPLRRLRYVDGHTGWLVTGHAAARAVLSDPRFSARYELLHLPLPMPGMEAGAEMVPAPVGDFLGLDAPEHTRFRRLLTGKFTVRRMRQLAERVEQFTDECLDAMEQSGPTVDLVETFARPIPALVICELLGVPYADRDRFQGHVATLFDQAADVTAKGEAFEAVGRFMGELVAAKRAEPTDDLLSDLTTSDLTEEELIGVGGVLLAAGLDTTANMLGLGTFALLSNPDQLSALSADPGLAEQTVEELLRYLSVADPILRSALEDVEVEGRLIKAGETVTVSVQAANRDPGKFPGPDRLDIHRKATGHLAFGHGAHQCLGQQLARVEMAVAFPALLARFPTLRLAVPPHEVPLRDRANIYGVISLPVTWDKE